Proteins encoded within one genomic window of Thermoanaerobacterales bacterium:
- a CDS encoding DUF2442 domain-containing protein has translation SRLAASVVATDVWFSDDMLYTRLSDGREIGVPIAWFPRLQNATPEARARWSFIGRGIGIRWD, from the coding sequence GAGTAGGCTGGCCGCTTCGGTTGTGGCTACGGATGTATGGTTCAGCGATGATATGCTCTATACACGGCTTTCCGACGGGCGGGAGATCGGCGTGCCCATCGCATGGTTTCCGCGGCTGCAGAACGCCACACCCGAAGCCCGTGCCAGGTGGAGTTTTATCGGGCGCGGCATCGGGATCCGATGGGACTAG
- a CDS encoding type II toxin-antitoxin system HicB family antitoxin, with protein MAVLSAFVAAAMAEVRYKMLDDGTFFGEIPSCPGVWANESTLERCREVLQEVLEEWLVLKLRDRDPLPPVGGIDLNP; from the coding sequence ATGGCCGTTTTAAGTGCATTTGTGGCCGCGGCAATGGCCGAGGTGCGATACAAGATGCTCGATGACGGCACGTTTTTCGGCGAGATACCATCGTGTCCCGGTGTCTGGGCAAACGAGAGCACATTGGAGCGGTGCCGGGAAGTGTTGCAAGAGGTATTGGAGGAGTGGCTCGTTCTCAAGCTGCGTGACCGCGACCCTCTGCCTCCCGTTGGGGGTATTGACCTCAACCCCTAA